Proteins from one Bacteroides mediterraneensis genomic window:
- a CDS encoding arylsulfatase, whose product MGLAALAAPHAQAATPASEKPNIIFILCDDMGYGDLGCYGQPFIQTPCIDQMAREGMRFTQAYAGSPVSAPSRASLMTGQHSGHGHVRGNKEYWSGEVWYGQNKEYAVTGQEPYDPQHIILPEIMKKNGYTTGMFGKWAGGYEGSTSTPDKRGVDEYFGYMCQFQAHLYYPNFLNSYSRAAGDTAVTRIILEDNIRYPMSGDDYFKRTQYSADIIHRKALEWLDKQDASQPFYGFFTYTLPHAELAQPNDSLLKKYKQKFFEDKTWGGQAGSRYNASDHTHAQFAGMINRLDTYVGEILAKLKEKGLDENTIVIFSSDNGPHEEGGADPTFFGRDGKLRGLKRQCYEGGIRIPFIVRWPGKVKAGTVNDHQLAFYDIMPTFCELLGDKRFPKKYLNKKLEGDCFDGISFAPTLLGNDATQKSHDFLYWEFHETDQIGLRMGDWKMVVKKGVPHLYNLADDIHEDHDVAAQHPELVDQMKQVILREHRPNDLFPVTLPK is encoded by the coding sequence ATGGGGCTGGCGGCCCTGGCTGCTCCTCATGCACAAGCTGCCACTCCCGCTTCCGAGAAACCCAACATTATCTTTATTCTTTGCGACGACATGGGCTACGGCGATTTAGGCTGCTACGGACAACCTTTCATCCAGACTCCCTGCATCGACCAGATGGCCCGCGAAGGCATGCGCTTCACCCAGGCCTACGCCGGAAGTCCCGTGAGTGCTCCGTCGCGCGCCAGCCTGATGACCGGCCAGCACAGCGGACACGGCCACGTGAGAGGCAACAAGGAATACTGGAGCGGCGAGGTGTGGTACGGACAGAACAAGGAATATGCCGTGACGGGACAGGAGCCCTACGACCCGCAGCACATCATCCTGCCGGAAATCATGAAGAAGAACGGTTATACCACCGGCATGTTCGGCAAATGGGCGGGCGGCTACGAAGGCTCTACCTCCACTCCCGACAAACGCGGCGTGGACGAATACTTCGGCTACATGTGCCAGTTTCAGGCTCACCTCTACTACCCGAACTTCCTGAACAGTTACAGCCGGGCCGCAGGCGACACTGCCGTGACCCGCATCATCCTGGAAGACAACATCCGCTATCCGATGAGTGGCGATGACTACTTCAAGCGTACGCAGTACTCGGCCGACATCATCCACCGCAAGGCCTTGGAATGGCTCGACAAGCAGGACGCTTCCCAGCCTTTCTACGGTTTCTTCACCTATACCCTTCCGCACGCCGAACTGGCCCAGCCCAACGACTCCCTCCTGAAGAAATACAAGCAGAAATTCTTTGAAGACAAGACCTGGGGCGGACAGGCCGGTTCCCGCTACAATGCCAGCGACCATACTCACGCCCAGTTTGCCGGCATGATCAACCGACTGGATACCTACGTGGGCGAAATCCTGGCCAAGCTGAAGGAAAAAGGTCTCGACGAGAATACGATTGTGATTTTCAGCAGTGACAACGGTCCTCACGAAGAAGGCGGGGCCGACCCGACATTCTTCGGACGCGACGGCAAGCTGCGCGGCCTGAAGCGCCAGTGCTACGAAGGCGGCATCCGCATCCCGTTCATCGTCCGCTGGCCGGGCAAGGTGAAAGCCGGCACAGTGAACGACCATCAGCTGGCCTTCTACGACATTATGCCGACGTTCTGCGAGCTGCTGGGCGACAAGCGTTTCCCGAAGAAATACCTGAACAAGAAACTGGAAGGCGACTGCTTCGACGGCATCTCCTTCGCCCCCACCCTGCTGGGTAATGACGCCACCCAGAAGTCGCACGACTTCCTCTACTGGGAGTTCCACGAAACCGACCAGATTGGTCTCCGCATGGGCGACTGGAAGATGGTGGTCAAGAAGGGCGTGCCTCATCTCTATAACCTGGCCGACGACATCCACGAAGACCACGACGTGGCTGCCCAGCATCCGGAACTCGTAGACCAGATGAAGCAGGTCATCCTGCGCGAACACCGTCCGAACGACCTGTTCCCCGTGACCTTGCCGAAATAA
- a CDS encoding YigZ family protein — protein MQDDTYKTIGARAEAIYTEKRSKFIAIALPVRTLTEVKSLLEEYQKKYYDARHVCYAYMLGPERKDFRANDNGEPSGTAGKPILGQINSHELTDVLVIVVRYFGGIKLGTSGLIVAYRTAAALALEEAPVLEKTVDEEVAVAFEYPFMNDIMRIVKEESPEILEQSYDMDCLMRLRIRKSMMGKLRARLEKVETARFVDE, from the coding sequence ATGCAAGACGATACCTATAAGACCATTGGAGCGCGTGCCGAGGCCATTTATACCGAGAAGCGCAGCAAGTTTATCGCCATCGCGTTGCCGGTGCGTACCCTGACCGAAGTCAAGTCGCTCCTGGAGGAGTACCAGAAGAAATACTACGACGCGCGCCACGTGTGTTATGCCTACATGCTGGGGCCGGAACGGAAGGATTTCCGGGCGAACGACAACGGGGAGCCTTCGGGAACGGCGGGCAAGCCGATTCTGGGACAAATCAACTCGCACGAGCTGACCGACGTGCTGGTCATCGTGGTGCGCTATTTCGGGGGTATCAAGCTGGGCACGAGCGGACTGATTGTGGCCTACCGCACGGCGGCTGCCCTGGCGCTGGAGGAGGCTCCGGTGCTCGAGAAGACCGTCGACGAGGAGGTGGCCGTGGCTTTCGAATATCCTTTCATGAACGATATCATGCGCATCGTCAAGGAGGAATCGCCCGAGATTCTGGAACAGTCGTACGATATGGACTGCCTGATGCGGCTGCGCATCCGCAAGTCGATGATGGGCAAGCTCCGTGCGCGGCTGGAAAAAGTGGAGACGGCCCGTTTCGTGGACGAGTGA
- a CDS encoding L,D-transpeptidase, with amino-acid sequence MKRLVGLFCLVCLLFGCKEEADRGLVQPVEQSVVSEEAAPDSVEAVLPFERKPLTGADIILVKELLFDKYTLKDEYPYQDTVRSFKWDVIRKCLAFIENLQHEAARWAVFQNYKNRNQEAALVRSYVRNVYRRIADTQGVERYQSVPLYLPTDTLVPERYGRDGALASLRGESGGFYRVSPVSIEGEWLVPRRYVKLLADSTAFHRVVVVDRGDQNIATLERLEEGTWAIRSMNPATTGMHRPPYAQETPLGMFVVQEKKSRMVFLKDGSSATGGYAPYASRFTNGAYIHGVPVNVPRTAMIEYSWSLGTTPRSHMCVRNATSHAKFVYDWAPTERSLVIVIE; translated from the coding sequence ATGAAACGTTTGGTCGGCCTTTTCTGCTTGGTGTGCCTCCTTTTCGGATGCAAGGAGGAAGCAGACCGTGGCTTGGTTCAGCCAGTGGAACAGTCGGTGGTGTCGGAAGAGGCTGCGCCGGACAGTGTGGAAGCGGTGCTCCCGTTTGAGCGCAAACCGTTGACGGGTGCCGACATTATTCTGGTCAAGGAACTGCTTTTCGACAAATATACGTTGAAGGATGAATATCCGTATCAGGACACGGTGCGCTCGTTCAAGTGGGACGTGATTCGCAAGTGTCTGGCCTTCATTGAGAACCTGCAACATGAGGCTGCCCGCTGGGCCGTTTTCCAGAACTACAAGAACCGGAACCAGGAAGCGGCGCTGGTGCGGAGCTATGTGCGCAACGTGTACCGCCGCATTGCCGATACGCAGGGCGTGGAGCGCTACCAGTCGGTGCCGCTTTACCTGCCGACCGATACGCTGGTGCCCGAACGCTACGGACGCGACGGGGCCTTGGCTTCCTTGCGGGGCGAGAGCGGAGGATTCTACCGCGTGTCGCCGGTGAGTATCGAGGGCGAATGGCTGGTGCCCCGCCGTTATGTCAAGCTGCTGGCCGACAGCACGGCCTTTCATCGGGTGGTGGTGGTAGACCGGGGCGACCAGAACATCGCCACGCTGGAACGGCTGGAAGAAGGTACCTGGGCCATCCGCAGCATGAATCCGGCCACTACGGGCATGCATCGTCCGCCGTATGCGCAGGAAACACCTCTCGGCATGTTCGTGGTGCAGGAGAAGAAGTCGCGCATGGTCTTTCTGAAAGACGGTTCCTCGGCCACCGGAGGCTATGCGCCCTACGCGAGCCGTTTCACCAACGGAGCCTATATCCACGGCGTGCCGGTCAATGTGCCGCGGACGGCCATGATTGAGTACAGCTGGTCGCTGGGCACCACGCCCCGTTCGCACATGTGTGTGCGGAATGCCACCTCGCATGCCAAGTTTGTTTACGACTGGGCCCCGACGGAACGCTCGCTGGTGATTGTAATCGAGTGA